A window from Kovacikia minuta CCNUW1 encodes these proteins:
- a CDS encoding amino acid permease, producing MTASRLLFGMSREGLLPAWLGKLHPRRATPYRTLLVILPIVIILALSGTLQFLAGTTATLILLMFCLVNLSLLVIKRREQQTTGFRVPVLIPALALISNIILMAFASRESHILAAGFIGAGLILILIHRMWSRQVNQT from the coding sequence GTGACCGCATCCCGCTTGCTGTTTGGGATGTCGCGGGAAGGGCTGCTACCAGCCTGGTTGGGGAAGTTGCACCCCCGTCGGGCAACCCCCTACCGCACGCTGTTAGTGATTCTGCCGATCGTGATTATTCTGGCGCTTTCCGGCACCCTCCAATTTTTGGCAGGCACTACTGCTACCCTGATCCTGCTCATGTTTTGTCTGGTCAATCTTTCGTTGCTGGTGATTAAACGCCGAGAGCAGCAGACGACTGGATTTAGGGTTCCTGTCCTAATTCCCGCATTGGCGTTGATTTCTAACATTATCCTGATGGCGTTTGCTTCCCGCGAAAGTCACATTCTTGCAGCAGGTTTCATCGGTGCGGGACTAATCCTCATCCTGATTCACCGAATGTGGAGTAGACAGGTGAACCAGACCTGA
- a CDS encoding Uma2 family endonuclease: protein MSQSASSKPQFLTFEAYLAYDDGPDARYELVDGALVEIPPESDENLGIARKLLLELIKHVPAEWVAWGTEIEVTGRRARCRLPDLLVHTEASKAALTGTRRATITRDMPPPALVIEVVSPGQMNRDRDYRYKHTEYAAREIIEYWIVDPETRQITVCQWNNGLYEDTLYGESDRIQSTLVPNFALTPAEIFA from the coding sequence ATGAGTCAATCTGCCTCATCCAAACCCCAATTTCTCACCTTTGAAGCGTACCTTGCCTATGACGATGGCCCAGATGCCCGCTATGAACTGGTCGATGGAGCGCTCGTTGAAATTCCGCCTGAAAGTGATGAAAATCTTGGGATTGCCAGGAAATTACTGTTAGAGCTAATCAAGCATGTTCCAGCAGAATGGGTCGCCTGGGGAACTGAAATTGAGGTTACAGGACGACGGGCGCGGTGTCGATTACCCGATTTGCTTGTTCACACAGAAGCTTCAAAAGCAGCATTGACAGGCACCCGTCGCGCCACGATTACCCGCGATATGCCACCCCCGGCGCTGGTGATTGAGGTGGTAAGTCCAGGTCAAATGAACCGAGATCGGGACTATCGCTACAAACACACCGAATATGCAGCACGGGAAATCATAGAGTACTGGATCGTTGACCCGGAAACCAGGCAAATCACCGTTTGCCAGTGGAACAACGGACTGTATGAGGACACTCTGTATGGAGAGTCCGATCGAATTCAGTCAACGCTTGTGCCAAATTTCGCCCTTACCCCAGCAGAGATTTTTGCTTGA
- a CDS encoding class I SAM-dependent methyltransferase, translating to MSKKTLNLTDRLYDYLLSISLREPEILSELRQETAQHPSSGMQIAPEQGQFMALLIQLLGATKALEVGVFTGYSALCVAMALPPQGKLVACDVSEQYTTIARRYWQRAGVADKIDLRIAPALNTLEQLLTAGQAETFDFAFIDADKQNYLNYYDRALQLIRPGGLIAIDNVLWSGQVANPLVQDASTQAIRKFNQTLHEDDRITLSLLPIADGLTLARKK from the coding sequence ATGTCTAAAAAAACACTTAACCTCACCGATCGCCTCTACGATTACCTGTTATCCATCTCCTTACGAGAACCAGAAATCCTATCCGAGTTGCGCCAGGAAACCGCCCAACATCCCAGCAGCGGGATGCAAATTGCTCCCGAACAGGGACAGTTTATGGCGCTGTTGATCCAACTTCTGGGAGCGACAAAAGCGCTGGAAGTTGGGGTGTTTACAGGCTACAGTGCCCTTTGCGTAGCAATGGCACTCCCACCTCAGGGTAAGCTGGTTGCCTGTGATGTCAGTGAACAATACACCACGATCGCCCGCCGCTATTGGCAACGAGCAGGGGTGGCAGACAAGATTGATTTACGCATTGCACCCGCCCTCAATACCCTGGAACAGCTTCTAACCGCAGGGCAGGCAGAAACCTTCGACTTTGCCTTCATTGATGCGGACAAGCAAAATTACCTCAACTACTACGATCGTGCCCTGCAACTGATTCGCCCCGGTGGCTTGATTGCGATCGACAATGTGCTCTGGTCCGGTCAGGTTGCCAATCCGCTCGTGCAAGATGCCAGCACCCAGGCAATCCGCAAGTTTAATCAAACACTGCATGAAGACGATCGGATTACGCTTAGTCTGCTGCCGATCGCCGATGGGCTGACGCTGGCGAGGAAGAAGTAG
- a CDS encoding Uma2 family endonuclease has protein sequence MSQAASSKTKFLTFEEYLAYDDGTDTRHELVDGELVEMPPESDQNNDIARILLFELAKHFPASLLAYKDTEIEVTGRRARCRLPDLLVHTKDSKAALAGTRRATITRDMPPPALVIEVVSPGQTNRDRDYRYKHTEYAAREILEYWIVDPETKQVTVCQWNNGLYEDAVYGESDPIQSAIVPNFALTPAEIFA, from the coding sequence ATGAGTCAAGCCGCCTCATCTAAGACTAAATTTCTCACCTTTGAAGAGTATCTTGCTTATGACGATGGCACAGATACCCGCCACGAACTGGTAGATGGGGAACTCGTTGAGATGCCACCCGAATCTGATCAGAATAACGACATCGCTAGAATACTCCTGTTTGAGCTTGCTAAACACTTTCCAGCTTCTCTTCTAGCCTATAAAGATACTGAAATTGAGGTTACAGGACGACGGGCGCGGTGTCGATTACCAGATTTGCTTGTGCACACAAAAGACTCGAAAGCGGCACTGGCAGGCACCCGCCGCGCCACAATCACCCGCGATATGCCGCCTCCCGCACTGGTGATTGAGGTGGTGAGTCCAGGTCAAACAAACCGCGATCGGGACTATCGCTACAAACACACTGAATATGCAGCACGGGAAATTCTAGAGTACTGGATCGTAGACCCGGAAACCAAACAAGTCACCGTTTGTCAGTGGAACAACGGACTGTATGAGGACGCTGTGTATGGAGAGTCCGATCCAATTCAATCAGCGATCGTGCCAAATTTCGCCCTTACCCCAGCAGAGATTTTTGCTTAA
- a CDS encoding ABC transporter permease — protein sequence MRTQSKKIIIRPGRQPLAEAVQEFWDYRDLLWMLTVRQVSVRYKQTAIGIAWVLLQPLAAMVIFTIIFGYFAKLPTDGLPYPIFVYSALVLWTLFSEGLSRAGTSLIADEKLITKVYFPRLIIPLAAVGSAWIDFTISLLVLLPLTYLYGLRPTWSLLLIPVAMVITMVLSSGVAMLLAALNIKYRDFQYTVPFLIQIWLYASPVVYSTSIVPEPIRPFYYLNPMAGLIGLSRFAVTGQGSIPWMGLGVSVGVAIAFFLLGSTVFRQVERSFADVI from the coding sequence ATGAGAACGCAGTCCAAGAAGATCATCATTCGTCCTGGCAGGCAGCCCTTAGCGGAAGCAGTCCAAGAATTTTGGGACTATCGGGATCTGCTCTGGATGCTGACAGTCCGGCAGGTCAGTGTCCGCTACAAACAAACTGCCATTGGAATTGCCTGGGTTTTACTCCAACCCCTGGCAGCAATGGTAATCTTCACCATCATTTTTGGCTACTTTGCGAAACTGCCAACCGATGGGCTGCCGTACCCGATTTTTGTTTACTCAGCCCTGGTGCTGTGGACTTTATTTTCGGAAGGCTTATCACGGGCAGGCACCAGCCTGATTGCCGATGAAAAGCTGATTACAAAAGTTTATTTTCCCCGCCTAATTATTCCATTAGCTGCGGTCGGCTCCGCCTGGATTGACTTTACCATCTCCTTACTGGTGCTCCTGCCGCTGACCTACCTGTATGGTCTGCGACCAACCTGGAGTTTGCTGCTGATCCCCGTTGCAATGGTTATCACGATGGTGCTGTCGTCCGGAGTTGCGATGCTGCTGGCAGCGTTAAACATCAAATACCGGGATTTTCAGTACACTGTTCCGTTTCTGATTCAAATCTGGTTGTATGCGTCGCCTGTGGTTTATTCCACCAGTATTGTGCCAGAGCCAATTCGCCCGTTCTACTACCTGAACCCAATGGCAGGGCTGATTGGGTTATCGCGGTTCGCCGTCACCGGGCAGGGCAGTATTCCCTGGATGGGGTTGGGGGTTTCGGTAGGCGTGGCGATCGCGTTTTTCCTGCTTGGCTCCACCGTTTTCCGGCAAGTTGAACGTAGTTTTGCAGACGTGATTTAG
- a CDS encoding MBL fold metallo-hydrolase, with translation MKLTRIDLNSWIFRIGGHTILVDPWLVDPLAFYGLPWLYLAYHNTPLVFTPETLPPIDLILLSQGVDDHCHKPTLERLDHSIPVVASPSAAKVVRNLGFHKVVSLSHWQDVEVTDTLQITAVLGAELQPGQVENGYLLRDLTTGETLYYEPHQAPFQESLKQRLGQVDVAIAPVIGQRFPLLGQVIMGPEQALQLVEILDAALFFANDNGRYSDHGHFAIVHPIDWQCRGISRSADCCEFTDKIPGSCSR, from the coding sequence ATGAAACTCACCCGAATTGACCTGAATAGCTGGATCTTTCGTATCGGTGGACATACGATTCTGGTTGATCCCTGGTTGGTAGACCCCTTAGCGTTCTACGGGTTGCCTTGGCTGTACCTGGCATATCACAATACGCCGCTGGTATTTACCCCCGAAACCCTGCCACCGATTGATCTGATTCTGTTATCGCAGGGAGTTGATGACCACTGTCATAAACCGACGTTAGAAAGACTGGATCACAGCATTCCAGTCGTTGCTTCCCCCTCGGCAGCTAAGGTAGTCAGAAATTTGGGCTTCCACAAGGTAGTTTCGCTGTCCCACTGGCAGGACGTTGAGGTGACTGACACACTTCAAATTACCGCTGTGTTGGGGGCGGAGCTTCAACCAGGGCAGGTGGAGAATGGCTACCTGCTACGGGACCTGACCACGGGCGAGACGCTTTACTACGAACCCCACCAGGCTCCGTTTCAAGAATCCTTGAAGCAACGGCTGGGGCAGGTAGATGTGGCGATCGCCCCTGTGATTGGGCAACGGTTTCCGTTGTTGGGGCAGGTCATTATGGGGCCAGAACAGGCTTTGCAACTGGTTGAAATCCTCGACGCCGCGCTATTTTTTGCCAACGACAATGGGAGATATTCGGATCACGGGCATTTTGCCATTGTTCATCCAATCGATTGGCAGTGTAGAGGAATTTCGCGATCGGCTGATTGCTGCGAATTTACCGACAAAATTCCTGGTTCCTGCTCCCGGTGA
- a CDS encoding alpha/beta hydrolase, whose product MLVYLSLCLGFFFFQQRLIFFPSSTLKHTPALYQLRYQDLWIPVATKDGRVERINAWWIPADNPADNPQTPVMVYFHHNALNIGANVSQAEKFRRMGCSILLFDYRGFGRSEGSFPTETQVYEDAEVVWKYLTQERKIPAHQIFIYGHSVGGAIAINLAVKHPEAAGLITQNSFTSLRDMTKRFGLFWLFPVDLLLTQRFESLKKISLLRIPVLFIHGMEDPQIPVDMGKALFAAASEPKQLLLIPKAGHDNNMEPPYYEVVKKFMQRHSCCNGFRSGSPVYSTFGESG is encoded by the coding sequence GTGCTTGTTTACCTTTCTCTGTGTTTGGGTTTCTTCTTTTTCCAACAGCGCTTAATCTTTTTTCCCTCCTCAACCTTAAAGCACACGCCTGCTCTTTATCAGTTGCGCTACCAGGATCTCTGGATTCCTGTAGCGACAAAAGACGGTAGGGTTGAGCGTATCAATGCCTGGTGGATTCCCGCAGACAATCCCGCAGACAATCCTCAAACACCAGTGATGGTTTACTTTCACCACAATGCCCTCAACATTGGAGCCAATGTCAGTCAGGCTGAGAAATTTCGTAGAATGGGGTGTTCTATCCTGCTGTTCGACTACCGGGGATTTGGTCGCAGTGAGGGTAGTTTTCCGACAGAGACTCAGGTTTACGAAGATGCTGAAGTTGTCTGGAAATACCTAACCCAGGAACGGAAAATACCTGCTCATCAGATTTTTATCTATGGTCATTCTGTCGGAGGTGCGATCGCGATCAACCTAGCAGTCAAACATCCAGAAGCCGCCGGACTAATTACCCAAAACTCCTTTACTAGTCTGCGGGACATGACCAAACGATTTGGCTTATTCTGGCTATTTCCGGTGGATCTGCTACTTACCCAGCGATTTGAATCCTTGAAGAAAATCAGTTTGTTACGAATCCCAGTTCTCTTTATTCATGGAATGGAAGATCCACAAATTCCGGTCGATATGGGGAAAGCCTTATTTGCTGCTGCTTCTGAACCCAAACAACTCCTGCTGATTCCCAAAGCAGGACATGACAACAACATGGAGCCTCCCTATTACGAAGTAGTGAAGAAATTTATGCAGCGTCATTCATGCTGCAATGGGTTCAGGTCTGGTTCACCTGTCTACTCCACATTCGGTGAATCAGGATGA
- a CDS encoding EAL domain-containing protein yields MTDFQFSIAGMANNGRRLLAMTLKHPTFVTSILVAGLLLGIRHMGGFQPLELMAFDHMLRLRPDAGSDPRLLIVAITEADIRMQNRWPISDQVMAELLAKLQRFQPSVIGLDVYRDVPQPPGSAALVRQLQANNVIAVRLLTDGENDGVAAPAGVPPARVGFSDILLDPDAVVRRNLLYAKSETEALSSFSLRLSLAYLAKQKIPFQVTPDYLKIGDTVFHPLNADSGGYEGLDDRGYQVLLNYRSASNGAELVTLTQVLTGKIAPEQVRGKIILIGTTAPSAKDLFLTPFNLSSEKSPKTPGVMVHAQMVSQILSQVFDERPSFWFWSKPGEAAWIWAWTLIGGVLAWQLRHPLSLSFTLVVVVGGLYGICLVILLKAGWVPFAPAAIGLIVAGAGVIVYRLLYDTFHDALTGLPNRALFTKRLQGVLHARESSAIPLEKDAEPLGVPAIAVLFLGLDGFKAINDSFGHRLGDQMLVTMTQRLKACLCSGDQLARVGGDEFAVLRREVWNTDEVTQLADQLQQQITQPFKLGGQEVFTSASVGIVLGRANSDYEAEDILRDAHTAMNQAKAAGKARHEVFATGMRVQVINRLQLETDLRRAIDRQEFQLHYQPIVHLKTGKLAGFEALVRWQHPQRGLVPPVEFIPIAEETDLILPLSQWIIKAACHQLKGWQQQFPKEPPLIVSVNFSGRQFSQSDLVEQIEQTLQESNLDGRGLKLEITETTAMTDVESTIALLQRLKSLNLQLSIDDFGTGYSSLSYLHRFPTNTIKVDRSFVSRMGDGSEDAQIVQTIIVLGHNLGMDIVAEGVETAEQLAALRSLGCEYGQGYFFSKPLTVEAAEKLLKADPEW; encoded by the coding sequence ATGACGGATTTCCAATTCAGTATTGCAGGCATGGCAAACAACGGTCGCCGCTTACTTGCCATGACCCTGAAACACCCTACCTTTGTGACAAGCATTTTGGTGGCCGGGTTGCTGCTGGGAATCCGGCACATGGGCGGTTTTCAACCTCTAGAGTTGATGGCATTTGACCACATGCTGCGGTTGCGTCCTGATGCAGGATCTGATCCCAGGCTTCTGATTGTGGCAATTACGGAAGCAGACATTCGGATGCAGAATCGCTGGCCCATTTCAGACCAGGTAATGGCGGAGTTGCTGGCAAAGTTGCAACGGTTTCAGCCCAGTGTGATTGGTCTGGATGTCTATCGGGATGTTCCCCAACCGCCCGGTTCTGCTGCGTTGGTAAGGCAGCTTCAAGCCAATAATGTGATTGCTGTCAGGCTACTGACCGATGGTGAAAATGATGGCGTTGCTGCCCCTGCGGGTGTTCCTCCCGCGCGGGTTGGCTTTAGCGACATTTTGCTGGACCCGGATGCGGTGGTTCGGCGTAACCTGTTGTATGCAAAATCAGAAACGGAAGCCCTTTCGTCCTTCTCTTTGCGGTTAAGCCTTGCCTACCTGGCAAAACAAAAGATTCCGTTTCAGGTCACCCCCGATTATTTGAAGATTGGTGACACGGTGTTTCATCCCCTCAATGCAGATTCGGGTGGATATGAGGGATTGGACGATCGCGGCTATCAGGTGTTGCTGAATTACCGCTCTGCCAGCAATGGAGCCGAGTTGGTGACCCTGACCCAGGTGCTTACGGGCAAGATTGCTCCTGAACAGGTACGTGGGAAGATCATCCTGATTGGAACCACGGCTCCCAGTGCTAAAGATTTATTCTTAACACCCTTTAATCTGTCCTCTGAGAAAAGCCCTAAAACTCCAGGGGTAATGGTTCACGCTCAGATGGTCAGCCAGATTTTGAGCCAGGTATTTGATGAACGGCCATCATTCTGGTTCTGGTCAAAACCGGGGGAAGCGGCATGGATTTGGGCATGGACTCTGATTGGAGGGGTTTTGGCGTGGCAACTGAGACATCCCCTATCGTTGAGCTTTACCCTGGTTGTGGTGGTCGGGGGACTTTACGGTATCTGTCTGGTTATTCTTTTAAAGGCAGGTTGGGTGCCGTTTGCCCCAGCGGCGATCGGGCTGATTGTTGCTGGGGCAGGGGTAATTGTTTACAGGCTCCTTTATGATACGTTTCATGATGCGCTGACCGGGTTGCCCAACCGGGCTTTGTTTACAAAGCGGCTTCAGGGCGTGCTTCATGCCCGTGAAAGTTCTGCTATACCCTTAGAAAAGGATGCGGAACCGTTGGGAGTTCCTGCGATCGCCGTTCTTTTCCTGGGACTGGATGGGTTTAAAGCCATTAACGATAGCTTTGGTCATCGGCTGGGCGACCAAATGCTGGTAACAATGACCCAGCGCTTAAAGGCTTGCCTGTGTTCTGGAGATCAACTGGCACGAGTGGGTGGTGATGAGTTTGCTGTTTTGCGGCGGGAAGTCTGGAACACGGATGAGGTGACCCAACTGGCAGATCAGCTTCAGCAGCAGATTACCCAACCGTTTAAGTTGGGTGGACAGGAAGTGTTTACCTCCGCCAGTGTGGGGATTGTCCTGGGACGAGCGAATTCTGACTATGAGGCGGAGGATATTTTACGGGATGCCCATACGGCAATGAATCAGGCAAAGGCAGCGGGTAAAGCCCGCCACGAAGTATTTGCAACCGGGATGCGGGTTCAGGTCATCAACCGCTTGCAGCTTGAAACCGATTTGCGACGGGCGATCGATCGCCAGGAATTTCAGTTGCATTACCAACCGATTGTTCACTTAAAAACGGGAAAACTGGCTGGGTTTGAGGCACTGGTTCGCTGGCAACATCCCCAACGGGGGTTGGTGCCTCCTGTGGAGTTCATTCCGATCGCAGAAGAAACTGACCTGATTCTTCCCCTGAGCCAGTGGATTATTAAAGCCGCCTGCCATCAATTGAAAGGATGGCAGCAGCAGTTCCCTAAAGAACCCCCCTTGATTGTGAGTGTCAACTTTTCCGGCAGACAGTTTTCCCAATCAGACCTGGTGGAACAAATTGAGCAAACGTTGCAGGAATCCAATTTAGATGGGCGCGGCTTAAAACTGGAGATTACGGAAACTACGGCGATGACGGATGTGGAATCAACGATCGCCCTGTTGCAACGTCTGAAGTCCCTGAACCTGCAACTCAGCATTGATGATTTTGGCACGGGCTACTCTTCCCTCAGCTACCTGCATCGGTTCCCAACCAACACAATTAAGGTCGATCGATCCTTCGTTAGCCGGATGGGAGACGGCAGTGAGGATGCCCAAATTGTCCAGACGATCATTGTGCTGGGGCATAACCTGGGGATGGACATTGTGGCAGAGGGTGTGGAAACCGCTGAACAACTGGCAGCCCTGCGATCGCTCGGCTGCGAGTATGGTCAGGGCTATTTCTTCTCCAAACCGTTGACCGTGGAAGCCGCAGAAAAATTACTGAAGGCAGATCCGGAGTGGTGA
- the ftsZ gene encoding cell division protein FtsZ, whose protein sequence is MTLNNNLERNHDGSHSEGQSDFPSAINASNRLGNSGLHLSQTSSVKGLSGEEARSGEIVPGSVAKIKVIGVGGGGGNAVNRMVASDVSGIEFWSINTDAQALTQSAATHCLQMGQKLTRGLGAGGNPAIGQKAAEESRDEIATALENADLVFITAGMGGGTGTGAAPIVAEVAKEIGALTVGVVTRPFTFEGRRRTSQAEEGIAALQSRVDTLIIIPNDKLLSVISEQTPVQEAFRVADDILRQGVQGISDIITIPGLVNVDFADVRAVMADAGSALMGIGIGSGKSRAREAAIASISSPLLESSIEGARGVVFNITGGTDLTLHEVNAAAEIIYEVVDPEANIIFGAVIDERMQGEIRITVIATGFTGDSRPQQVMAAKPTPIRRPVAPPSVGPAPTPPEPKGKSTGGLDIPEFLQRRRPPR, encoded by the coding sequence TACACTTAAGTCAAACTTCTAGTGTGAAAGGGCTGTCTGGGGAAGAAGCAAGGAGTGGTGAGATCGTGCCAGGTAGTGTAGCCAAGATTAAGGTCATTGGTGTCGGTGGTGGTGGTGGAAATGCAGTCAACCGTATGGTGGCGAGTGATGTTTCAGGCATTGAGTTCTGGTCAATTAATACGGATGCCCAGGCATTAACCCAATCAGCCGCAACCCATTGCCTACAGATGGGGCAGAAGCTGACGCGCGGCCTAGGGGCGGGAGGAAATCCGGCGATCGGACAAAAAGCCGCTGAAGAGTCCCGTGATGAGATTGCAACTGCCCTGGAAAATGCTGACCTGGTTTTCATTACGGCTGGCATGGGCGGTGGTACCGGCACGGGAGCAGCCCCAATTGTGGCAGAAGTGGCAAAGGAAATCGGAGCGTTGACGGTGGGAGTTGTCACCCGTCCGTTCACGTTTGAAGGAAGACGCCGAACTTCCCAGGCAGAAGAGGGGATCGCGGCTCTGCAAAGCCGGGTTGATACCCTGATTATTATTCCCAACGACAAACTGTTATCCGTTATTTCTGAACAAACGCCTGTTCAGGAAGCATTTCGGGTTGCCGATGATATTTTGCGGCAGGGAGTACAGGGGATTTCGGATATCATCACGATCCCTGGTTTGGTGAATGTGGACTTTGCTGATGTGCGCGCAGTGATGGCAGATGCAGGTTCTGCGTTGATGGGGATCGGTATTGGTTCTGGCAAATCGAGAGCCAGGGAAGCCGCGATCGCCTCTATCTCTTCGCCCTTACTCGAGTCTTCGATCGAAGGAGCCAGAGGTGTTGTTTTCAACATCACCGGAGGGACTGATCTGACCCTGCACGAGGTCAATGCTGCGGCTGAGATCATCTATGAAGTGGTTGATCCCGAAGCAAACATTATCTTTGGAGCAGTGATTGATGAACGCATGCAGGGCGAAATCCGGATTACTGTCATCGCGACTGGTTTTACGGGAGACTCTCGTCCCCAACAGGTAATGGCAGCCAAGCCAACCCCGATCCGGCGTCCCGTTGCACCTCCAAGTGTAGGTCCGGCACCAACTCCCCCTGAGCCAAAAGGAAAATCAACGGGTGGTCTGGATATCCCCGAATTTCTTCAGCGGCGGCGTCCACCCCGGTAG
- a CDS encoding ABC transporter ATP-binding protein, with protein MEPIISARGLGKSYQIRTGERKRYHTLRDDLIEAARNLTQGKWGRSPTEEFWALKDIDLDIYPGEVVGIIGRNGAGKSTLLKILSRVVQPTTGEAALHGRVASLLEVGTGFHPELTGRENIFMSGAVLGMQKAEIRRKFDEIVAFAEVEKFLDTPVKRYSSGMYVRLAFAVAAHLEPDILLVDEVLAVGDAAFQKKCLGRMEDVATKGRTVLFVSHNMSIMQSLCEKTFLLDKGKLIEQGSTSEVINHYLQSEISKEVVPLTERNDRSGDGSVRLTFLEIESTDEDKIIRSNSRLKLTIHYRSENDLLHPQFLVGIYDYSNTGIFLLDSDAVGKLPESLPAVGSVSCITDPINMTPGQCYVNVALLKGKVMADYIQYAAQFDVEFGDIYESGKVPPRSWVMCVLKHEWSIHEN; from the coding sequence ATGGAACCCATCATTTCAGCAAGAGGACTGGGAAAATCCTACCAGATCCGGACAGGTGAAAGGAAACGCTATCACACGCTGCGGGACGATCTGATTGAGGCGGCGCGTAATTTGACCCAGGGTAAATGGGGGCGATCGCCCACGGAAGAGTTTTGGGCACTCAAAGACATTGACCTGGATATCTATCCGGGGGAAGTCGTGGGCATCATTGGTCGCAACGGTGCAGGCAAAAGTACCCTGCTAAAAATCCTGTCGCGGGTTGTGCAACCTACCACGGGAGAAGCCGCTTTACACGGTCGAGTTGCGTCTCTGCTAGAAGTGGGAACGGGCTTTCATCCAGAGTTGACCGGACGCGAAAACATTTTCATGAGCGGTGCCGTTTTGGGCATGCAAAAAGCTGAGATCCGGCGCAAGTTTGATGAAATTGTGGCATTTGCGGAAGTCGAGAAGTTTTTGGATACCCCCGTTAAACGCTACTCCTCTGGAATGTATGTGCGCTTAGCCTTTGCCGTAGCAGCCCACCTGGAACCAGATATTCTGCTGGTGGATGAAGTCCTGGCAGTGGGGGATGCCGCCTTTCAAAAGAAATGCCTGGGCAGAATGGAAGATGTGGCGACAAAAGGGCGAACAGTACTATTTGTTAGCCACAATATGAGCATTATGCAATCGCTATGTGAAAAAACCTTTTTATTAGACAAAGGAAAGCTGATTGAGCAGGGTTCAACCTCAGAAGTGATTAATCACTATTTGCAATCCGAAATTTCAAAAGAAGTTGTTCCCCTTACAGAACGAAACGATCGTTCCGGTGATGGCAGTGTAAGGCTGACCTTCCTTGAAATTGAAAGCACAGATGAAGACAAGATTATCCGCTCTAATAGTCGGCTAAAACTAACGATTCACTATAGGAGTGAAAATGATCTGCTGCATCCTCAATTTCTTGTCGGCATCTACGATTACTCCAATACAGGTATTTTTCTGTTAGATAGTGATGCTGTTGGAAAGTTACCAGAATCCCTTCCGGCTGTGGGAAGTGTCAGTTGCATAACCGATCCAATCAATATGACTCCAGGGCAATGCTATGTCAACGTTGCCTTACTTAAAGGGAAAGTCATGGCTGACTACATTCAGTACGCAGCACAATTCGATGTGGAGTTTGGCGATATTTATGAATCTGGTAAAGTTCCTCCACGCAGTTGGGTAATGTGTGTCCTAAAACATGAGTGGTCAATTCATGAAAACTAA